A stretch of Endozoicomonas sp. SCSIO W0465 DNA encodes these proteins:
- a CDS encoding DUF2237 family protein, translated as MVELVFEQPNVLGTELETCCQSPVTGFFRDGFCHTCLEDSGSHTVCARMTDEFLQFSLSKGNDLITPNPEFGFPGLKAGDRWCLCATRWVEANKAGVAPPVYLNATNMAALEIVELATLKQMALD; from the coding sequence ATGGTAGAACTGGTATTTGAACAGCCCAATGTGCTCGGCACTGAGTTAGAGACTTGCTGCCAAAGTCCAGTGACTGGCTTCTTCCGGGACGGATTTTGCCACACCTGCCTGGAGGATTCCGGCAGTCATACCGTCTGCGCCAGGATGACCGATGAGTTTCTACAGTTTTCCCTGTCCAAAGGTAATGACCTCATCACACCCAACCCTGAGTTTGGTTTTCCCGGCCTGAAAGCCGGTGACCGCTGGTGTCTGTGCGCAACTCGCTGGGTAGAGGCTAATAAGGCAGGTGTTGCCCCACCGGTTTACCTGAATGCGACCAATATGGCAGCGCTTGAAATTGTTGAGCTGGCTACGCTGAAGCAGATGGCATTGGATTGA
- a CDS encoding transposase, with protein MRTTTRPTTARCTLAKYIGFLISEPKSSTCTRLAEVTDFSHDSANRFLKRENYQPKDMYDEAVKSLNPIGGTLSVDDSVLDKPYSYSVALVGHFWSGKHHRVVKGVNLITLYYTDVSGRHMPVNYRIYDKSEDKTKNDYFREMLIEVLVWGLKPAFVTGDSWYSCTTNLKTIKNHQTGFMFAVEKNRTVSLEKGKWQQVQHLDIPDNGLDVWLKDFGKIRLFRTMLKDQRRHYVVYLPEEVPFERNDFKQIHDQHWQIEQFHRAIKQVCHIEHFQVRSERPVRNHIFAAILAFVYLQKMQIEQEFTNIYQHQRGLFKETIGAFIESFAKGKDHLLPKFIGVINA; from the coding sequence GTGAGAACTACCACTCGACCGACCACTGCACGATGCACTCTTGCAAAATACATTGGCTTTTTGATTAGTGAGCCAAAATCATCAACATGCACAAGACTGGCCGAGGTTACCGACTTTTCTCACGATAGCGCAAACCGCTTTCTTAAGCGTGAAAACTATCAGCCCAAAGATATGTACGATGAAGCAGTCAAAAGTTTAAACCCTATTGGCGGCACCCTGAGCGTTGATGACAGCGTGCTCGACAAACCTTATAGCTACTCCGTGGCACTGGTTGGCCACTTTTGGTCGGGTAAACATCACCGAGTGGTTAAGGGAGTTAACCTCATCACCCTTTATTACACCGACGTATCCGGGCGCCATATGCCGGTGAATTACAGGATATACGACAAATCGGAAGACAAGACAAAAAACGACTACTTCCGTGAAATGTTGATTGAAGTGCTGGTATGGGGGCTGAAGCCAGCGTTCGTTACCGGTGACTCCTGGTACAGCTGCACGACTAACCTGAAGACGATTAAAAACCATCAGACTGGGTTTATGTTTGCCGTTGAGAAAAACAGGACAGTATCACTGGAAAAAGGTAAATGGCAGCAGGTTCAACACCTCGACATCCCCGACAATGGTCTGGATGTATGGCTCAAAGACTTCGGTAAGATCCGGTTGTTCAGGACGATGCTAAAAGACCAGCGTCGCCACTACGTGGTTTACTTGCCAGAGGAAGTCCCTTTTGAACGCAATGACTTCAAGCAGATCCATGACCAGCACTGGCAGATCGAACAGTTTCACAGGGCGATCAAGCAGGTTTGCCATATTGAGCACTTTCAGGTTCGCAGCGAACGACCCGTCAGAAACCATATATTTGCTGCAATTTTAGCTTTTGTTTATCTCCAGAAAATGCAGATAGAGCAGGAGTTTACGAATATTTATCAGCACCAACGGGGGCTGTTTAAAGAGACAATAGGCGCTTTCATTGAGAGTTTTGCAAAGGGGAAGGATCACCTCCTACCAAAATTTATCGGTGTCATCAATGCGTAA
- a CDS encoding DUF4116 domain-containing protein, whose amino-acid sequence MMFNAPSDFSRYPDTEPGFTVLPDTRAADIPNRETLPSGISDIKALTRKCRVTERDTTVMPGCADHEINATLLKIRRCSESQLDSHSQNIPSREGLGGKGMFLTLMQNAGLPVPPFRCIKTDTVQAIENVQLDVRPLLATLKDGHEFPDETASLAAIKRWIARMDPSEQQQRWLEALSSFVAGPDCYQQIRALPIADTLRTVYEDLRTGLTQPDSPVIVRSSGVAEDSFGNAQAGKYESVVHGQADIVATCLQVLASAYRPAVFSQQATQGMSIILQQCIPCRVGGVAMSYRGIEDSTLVIEYGPGQPKAVVSGQHGITPHCYEIKRNGKQWEAVFNPGSPDGGFVLRANEQNGYVEEWTTFDGNAEAAEPLGKDALDSLVQGGKKLEDALMSPVDFEFAIDQDNRVWFLQVRPITRLPGGSQFSIASPSRYLDQGTPVSDGCGSGLALATDRPINDSCLPDNVVLFCDHGGDWLLAPEVLAKTQGVVLKKGARNDHISISLRQAAIPCLLVDQPQWWPDGDSPEQVTLVCGQFQQQSGGFLLSGDREQELLSLRGGSANPDYQTALATLQAWQPALPEKEPCVARRFSWLSEQNSRLLNFLGAERLVNLCLSKNGTVQLSMHPERRAILQGCVREIGNFMQETRAFLSGYAQFLMLGAAADPKLGQQYSEEITALDQQLALLQAKVEQALADVTRPFLSEGELPAPGSDFQQWRASCQLLKDLLQRLESVNSVQRIESVHELILWLHKCFLARLWPVASASGQGTVSRLFTTKFSGAKYECFHIIDFSTSQEAPLFDSTCYDALRQFSADNVTVLNMPDCTRLSIQLQAHTCTIDLLEQADGGKQRTFRLCYSEALAGTSKERQRGKFQRIWFLTQTLSQYQKNSGFNAPEIHFNEQTGQVLFEFTHLPAREDLQRMFVDILSVLDKLGNVDYLLQPLNLYGSQTQWNMAAIRERLINPAFSATNQFALEHIYWQFASYYMKRISLMNRCTHDRTIRHLVEAALIFSQPSTSTRELEALLNGESETGRQTLLWHFLLSDPGKAKSLVNHYVNWLADETTAMRLVSQNGRILKHLAPEIRNRRAIVFTAIKTNPKAIVDAPESFRNDFELMNYVLANADSPKHLIKLIGAELWSNPVLFRQLLTTAVENCPYALSADAITAYLEQNPEFYKELVLLAMELAKDNSYKIPPNACRKNLLKDDPLYRKLALTILAQKSAGKFLEYFPDLKNDREVVYTAVGSDPNALRYAGAEFQADKTLVKEAVDKKGHVLKFASEELRDDKEIVLAAVRNNGFALEYASERLRADPIIVSAALENAAHALEFAAEPFKQDPYYLRLAVRHHDSQHSIRDYLDVVQRGNKELLTIIVSIDPNSFVYASYGLRDDEALAQLAVQGNGILLECASCRLRGHEPTVRQAVQSNGMALEYASPDLQDNEELVKLAVQNCGMALAFVSERLRSNPEVVRLALQQNPLALQFAGDACRNDPELVGMALELDGNVLRYVGRSLQSKPWVITAAVNSIGSVAVRHIHSTIFRG is encoded by the coding sequence ATGATGTTTAATGCACCCTCAGACTTTAGTAGATACCCTGACACAGAGCCTGGTTTCACAGTTTTGCCTGATACCAGAGCTGCTGATATCCCCAACCGTGAAACGTTGCCATCGGGCATCTCTGATATCAAAGCTTTAACAAGAAAGTGCCGGGTTACCGAGAGAGATACGACGGTAATGCCTGGCTGTGCCGACCACGAAATCAATGCAACGTTATTAAAAATCAGACGCTGTAGCGAATCCCAGTTGGACAGCCATTCCCAAAATATCCCAAGCAGGGAAGGGTTGGGTGGGAAAGGGATGTTCCTGACCCTGATGCAGAACGCAGGATTACCCGTTCCGCCGTTTCGCTGCATTAAGACGGACACCGTGCAGGCGATTGAAAATGTTCAGCTTGATGTCCGCCCATTACTGGCGACGCTGAAGGATGGCCATGAGTTTCCCGATGAAACAGCCAGTCTGGCGGCCATAAAACGGTGGATAGCCAGAATGGACCCATCGGAACAACAGCAGCGTTGGCTTGAAGCACTCTCTTCGTTTGTTGCCGGGCCGGATTGTTATCAGCAAATACGGGCACTTCCCATTGCCGACACCCTGCGCACGGTTTATGAGGATTTGCGCACCGGCCTGACACAACCCGATAGCCCGGTTATCGTGCGCAGCTCCGGCGTGGCTGAGGACTCGTTTGGTAACGCTCAGGCCGGCAAGTACGAATCAGTGGTGCATGGTCAGGCAGATATCGTGGCCACCTGTCTTCAGGTACTCGCTTCGGCCTACCGTCCTGCTGTGTTTTCCCAACAGGCCACTCAAGGCATGTCAATCATTCTGCAACAGTGCATTCCATGCCGTGTGGGTGGAGTGGCCATGAGTTATCGTGGCATTGAGGACAGCACGTTAGTGATTGAGTATGGACCGGGGCAGCCCAAGGCGGTGGTGTCCGGTCAACACGGTATCACCCCCCATTGTTATGAGATCAAGCGTAACGGCAAGCAGTGGGAGGCGGTCTTCAACCCCGGAAGTCCTGATGGTGGATTCGTGTTGCGCGCCAATGAACAGAATGGCTATGTTGAAGAGTGGACCACCTTTGACGGTAACGCTGAAGCGGCTGAACCCCTTGGCAAAGACGCTCTGGACAGTCTGGTTCAGGGAGGAAAAAAACTGGAAGATGCGCTGATGTCGCCGGTGGATTTTGAATTTGCCATTGATCAGGATAACCGGGTCTGGTTTCTGCAGGTGCGCCCGATTACCCGTCTGCCCGGCGGCAGCCAGTTTTCCATCGCCTCTCCTTCCCGCTATCTGGATCAGGGAACCCCGGTCAGTGACGGTTGCGGCTCGGGGTTGGCGCTGGCCACCGATCGTCCAATCAACGACAGCTGTCTGCCTGACAACGTCGTTCTGTTTTGTGATCATGGCGGTGACTGGCTGCTGGCGCCTGAAGTGCTGGCGAAAACCCAAGGGGTGGTGCTGAAAAAAGGCGCCCGTAACGACCATATATCCATCAGCTTGCGACAGGCAGCGATACCCTGCCTGCTGGTGGATCAGCCCCAATGGTGGCCTGATGGTGATTCCCCTGAGCAGGTTACGCTGGTGTGTGGCCAGTTTCAGCAGCAGTCCGGTGGCTTTTTGTTGTCGGGTGATCGGGAACAAGAGTTGTTGAGTCTGAGAGGTGGGTCGGCCAACCCGGATTATCAAACTGCGTTGGCGACCCTGCAGGCATGGCAACCTGCGCTGCCGGAAAAAGAACCCTGTGTCGCACGCCGGTTCTCTTGGCTGAGCGAGCAAAATTCCAGGCTGCTGAACTTTCTCGGAGCGGAGCGACTGGTCAATCTCTGTTTGTCGAAAAACGGCACAGTCCAACTGAGCATGCACCCCGAACGACGGGCGATTTTGCAAGGCTGTGTTCGGGAGATCGGCAACTTTATGCAAGAGACCCGGGCTTTTCTCTCCGGCTACGCACAGTTTTTAATGCTGGGCGCAGCCGCAGATCCAAAACTGGGACAACAATATAGTGAGGAGATAACAGCGCTTGATCAACAACTGGCGTTGCTGCAGGCAAAGGTTGAACAAGCACTGGCCGATGTCACCAGGCCGTTCCTGTCTGAAGGGGAGTTACCTGCTCCGGGTTCAGATTTTCAACAATGGCGGGCCAGCTGCCAGTTATTAAAAGACCTCCTGCAACGGCTTGAGTCGGTCAATTCTGTACAGCGCATCGAGAGTGTCCATGAACTGATTCTATGGTTGCACAAATGTTTTCTTGCTCGGCTCTGGCCCGTGGCCTCTGCTTCAGGGCAGGGTACCGTGAGCCGACTGTTTACCACCAAGTTTTCTGGAGCAAAGTATGAATGTTTTCATATTATTGACTTTTCAACGTCTCAGGAAGCGCCATTATTCGACAGCACCTGCTATGACGCACTCAGACAATTTTCTGCTGACAATGTGACCGTTCTCAATATGCCAGATTGTACCCGGTTATCGATCCAGCTCCAGGCTCATACCTGTACCATCGATCTGTTGGAACAGGCCGACGGTGGCAAACAACGGACCTTTCGGTTGTGTTATTCGGAGGCATTAGCCGGTACATCGAAAGAGCGCCAACGTGGAAAGTTTCAGCGAATTTGGTTTTTGACGCAAACACTGTCTCAATATCAGAAAAATAGCGGCTTCAATGCCCCGGAAATCCATTTCAATGAACAGACAGGTCAGGTCCTTTTTGAATTCACTCACCTTCCTGCCAGAGAAGACCTGCAGCGGATGTTTGTGGACATTCTGAGTGTATTGGACAAATTGGGCAATGTAGACTACTTGTTGCAGCCATTGAATCTGTACGGAAGTCAGACACAATGGAATATGGCCGCAATCAGGGAAAGGCTGATTAATCCAGCTTTCTCTGCAACCAATCAATTCGCCCTGGAGCATATCTACTGGCAATTCGCTTCTTACTACATGAAAAGAATATCTCTGATGAACCGCTGCACCCACGATAGGACGATCCGCCATCTGGTTGAAGCGGCACTGATCTTTTCTCAACCTTCCACTTCCACCCGGGAGCTTGAAGCCCTGTTGAACGGTGAATCCGAAACGGGCAGGCAAACATTACTATGGCATTTCTTACTTTCTGATCCAGGCAAGGCCAAGTCTCTGGTGAACCACTACGTTAACTGGTTAGCGGACGAGACAACGGCCATGCGCCTGGTGTCGCAAAATGGCCGCATCCTTAAACACCTTGCTCCTGAAATCCGCAACCGGCGAGCGATTGTTTTTACCGCCATCAAAACCAATCCTAAGGCTATTGTTGACGCACCCGAATCGTTTAGAAACGATTTTGAGCTGATGAATTATGTTCTGGCAAATGCAGACTCTCCAAAACACTTAATTAAACTTATAGGAGCAGAACTGTGGTCAAATCCTGTGCTTTTCCGTCAGTTGTTAACCACTGCGGTTGAAAACTGTCCATATGCTCTTTCCGCTGACGCTATAACGGCGTATCTGGAACAAAATCCTGAATTCTATAAAGAGCTTGTTCTCTTGGCCATGGAGCTAGCAAAAGATAATTCCTACAAAATACCTCCCAACGCTTGCAGGAAAAACCTGCTTAAGGACGATCCTCTATATCGAAAACTGGCCTTAACGATATTGGCGCAAAAAAGTGCTGGGAAGTTTCTGGAATATTTTCCGGATTTGAAGAACGATCGGGAGGTTGTGTATACGGCAGTTGGGTCTGACCCCAATGCGTTACGATATGCCGGAGCTGAATTTCAAGCGGATAAAACATTAGTCAAAGAAGCAGTCGATAAGAAGGGGCACGTTCTGAAATTTGCCAGTGAAGAACTCAGGGATGATAAAGAGATTGTGCTGGCAGCCGTCAGAAATAATGGCTTTGCCCTGGAATACGCCAGTGAACGATTAAGGGCTGATCCGATCATTGTTTCCGCAGCGCTGGAAAATGCGGCCCATGCCCTGGAGTTTGCCGCTGAGCCATTTAAACAGGACCCCTATTACCTCCGACTGGCTGTTCGTCATCATGACTCTCAACACTCTATTCGTGATTATCTTGATGTGGTTCAGCGTGGCAATAAGGAATTATTAACCATCATCGTGTCAATAGACCCCAATAGCTTTGTATACGCCAGTTATGGGTTGAGAGATGATGAAGCGTTGGCGCAGCTGGCGGTGCAAGGTAACGGTATACTACTTGAGTGTGCCAGTTGCAGGCTGCGTGGTCATGAGCCTACTGTCCGGCAGGCCGTTCAAAGCAATGGTATGGCGCTTGAGTATGCCAGCCCGGACTTGCAGGACAATGAAGAGCTGGTCAAGCTGGCGGTGCAAAATTGCGGTATGGCGCTGGCGTTTGTCAGTGAACGGCTCAGGAGTAACCCGGAAGTGGTCAGACTTGCCCTGCAACAAAATCCGCTGGCGCTACAGTTTGCCGGTGATGCCTGTCGCAATGATCCAGAACTGGTCGGCATGGCCCTGGAGCTTGATGGCAATGTCCTGCGGTATGTTGGACGTTCATTACAAAGTAAGCCGTGGGTCATTACTGCAGCTGTCAACAGTATCGGGTCTGTTGCTGTAAGGCATATTCATTCAACAATCTTTCGTGGATAA
- a CDS encoding PEP/pyruvate-binding domain-containing protein, with translation MWLFKVGSAAGNEPFLSLMSTLSSFVAGPDCYQQIRALPIADTLRTVYEDLRTGLTQPDSPVIVRSSGVAEDSFGNAQAGKYESVVHGQADIVATCLQVLASAYRPAVFSQQATQGMSIILQQCIPCRVGGVAMSYRGIEDSTLVIEYGPGQPKAVVSGQHGITPHCYEIKRNGKQWEAVFNPGSPDGGFVLRANEQNGYVEEWTTFDGNAEAAEPLGKDALDSLVQGGKKLEDALMSPVDFEFAIDQDNRVWFLQVRPITRLPGGSQFSIASPSRYLDQGTPVSDGCGSGLALATDRPINDSCLPDNVVLFCDHGGDWLLAPEVLAKTQGVVLKKGARNDHISISLRQAAIPCLLVDQPQWWPDGDSPEQVTLVCGQFQQQSGGFLLSGDREQELLGLSGGSASPDYQTALATLQAWQPALPEKEPCVARRFAWLGEQNSRLLNFLGAERLVNLCLSKNGAVQLSMHPERRAIVQGCVREIDNFMQETRAFLSGYAQFLMLGAAADPKLGQQYREEITALDQQLALLQAKVEQTLADVTRPFLSEGELPAPGSDFQQWRASCQLLKDLLQRLESVNSVHRIKSVHELILWLHKCFIARLWPVASASGQGKLSRMFTNAYHGVKPKCFDIVDFSVSQKQPLFDSTCYDALRQFSANEVTVLNMPECTRLSIQLQAHACTIDLLEQADGGKQRTFRLCYSEALAGTSKERQRGKFQRIWFLTQTLSQYQKNSGFNAPEIHFNEQTGQVLFEFTHLPARKDLQRMFVDILSVLKKLGNVDCLLQPLNLDGSQTQWNMIAIREKLTNPVFSATNKFALEHIYWCFAYMKRKSLMNRCTHDRTIRHLVEAALIFSQPSTSTRELEALLNGESETGRQTLLWHFLLSDPGKAKSLVNHYVNWLADETTAMRLVSQNGRILKHLAPEIRNRRAIVFTAIKTNPEAIVDAPESFRNDFELMNYVLANADTPKHLIKLIGAEVISQKLLAAPHGR, from the coding sequence TTGTGGCTGTTCAAGGTGGGTTCTGCCGCCGGAAACGAACCTTTTTTGAGCTTAATGTCTACCCTAAGTTCATTTGTTGCCGGGCCGGATTGTTATCAGCAAATACGGGCACTTCCCATTGCCGACACCCTGCGCACGGTTTATGAGGATTTGCGCACCGGCCTGACACAACCCGATAGTCCGGTTATCGTGCGCAGCTCCGGCGTGGCTGAGGACTCGTTTGGTAACGCCCAGGCCGGCAAGTACGAATCAGTGGTGCATGGTCAGGCGGATATCGTGGCCACCTGTCTTCAGGTATTGGCTTCAGCCTACCGTCCTGCTGTGTTTTCCCAACAGGCCACTCAAGGCATGTCAATCATCCTGCAACAGTGCATTCCATGCCGTGTGGGTGGAGTGGCCATGAGTTATCGTGGCATTGAGGACAGCACGTTAGTGATTGAGTATGGACCGGGGCAACCCAAGGCGGTGGTGTCCGGTCAACACGGTATCACCCCCCATTGTTATGAGATCAAACGTAACGGCAAGCAGTGGGAGGCGGTCTTCAACCCCGGAAGTCCTGATGGTGGATTCGTGTTGCGCGCCAATGAACAGAATGGCTATGTTGAAGAGTGGACCACCTTTGACGGTAACGCTGAAGCGGCTGAACCCCTTGGCAAAGACGCTCTGGACAGTCTGGTTCAGGGAGGAAAAAAACTGGAAGATGCGCTGATGTCGCCGGTGGATTTTGAATTTGCCATTGATCAGGATAACCGGGTCTGGTTTCTGCAGGTGCGCCCGATTACCCGTCTGCCCGGCGGCAGCCAGTTTTCCATCGCCTCTCCTTCCCGCTATCTGGATCAGGGAACCCCGGTCAGTGACGGTTGCGGCTCGGGGTTGGCGCTGGCCACCGATCGTCCAATCAACGACAGCTGTCTGCCTGACAACGTCGTCCTGTTTTGTGATCATGGCGGTGACTGGCTGCTGGCACCTGAGGTGCTGGCGAAAACCCAAGGGGTGGTGCTGAAAAAAGGCGCCCGTAACGACCATATATCGATCAGCTTGCGACAGGCAGCCATACCCTGCCTGTTGGTGGACCAGCCCCAATGGTGGCCTGATGGTGATTCCCCTGAGCAGGTCACACTGGTGTGTGGCCAGTTTCAGCAGCAGTCCGGTGGTTTTTTGTTGTCGGGTGATCGGGAGCAGGAATTGCTGGGTCTGAGTGGCGGCTCTGCCAGCCCCGATTATCAAACTGCATTGGCGACCCTGCAGGCATGGCAACCTGCGCTGCCGGAAAAAGAACCCTGTGTCGCACGCCGGTTCGCGTGGCTGGGCGAGCAAAATTCCAGGCTGCTGAACTTTCTCGGGGCGGAGCGACTGGTCAATCTCTGCCTGTCGAAAAACGGCGCAGTCCAACTGAGCATGCACCCCGAACGACGGGCGATTGTGCAAGGCTGTGTCCGGGAGATCGACAACTTTATGCAAGAGACCCGGGCTTTTCTCTCCGGCTACGCACAGTTTTTAATGCTGGGCGCAGCCGCAGATCCAAAACTGGGACAACAATATCGTGAGGAGATAACAGCGCTTGATCAGCAACTGGCGTTGCTGCAGGCAAAGGTTGAACAAACACTGGCCGATGTCACCAGGCCATTCCTGTCTGAAGGGGAGTTACCTGCCCCGGGTTCGGATTTTCAACAATGGCGGGCCAGTTGTCAGTTACTGAAAGACCTCCTGCAACGGCTTGAGTCGGTCAATTCTGTACACCGCATCAAGAGTGTCCATGAACTGATTCTATGGTTGCACAAATGTTTTATTGCCAGGCTCTGGCCCGTAGCCTCTGCTTCAGGGCAGGGTAAACTGAGCAGAATGTTTACCAACGCGTATCATGGAGTAAAGCCCAAATGTTTTGATATTGTTGACTTTTCAGTATCTCAGAAGCAGCCATTATTCGACAGCACCTGCTATGACGCACTCAGACAATTTTCTGCTAACGAAGTGACCGTTCTCAATATGCCAGAGTGTACCCGGTTATCGATCCAGCTCCAGGCTCATGCCTGTACCATCGATCTGTTGGAACAGGCCGACGGTGGCAAACAACGGACCTTTCGGTTGTGTTATTCGGAGGCATTAGCCGGTACATCGAAAGAGCGCCAACGTGGAAAGTTTCAGCGAATTTGGTTTTTGACGCAAACACTGTCTCAATATCAGAAAAATAGCGGCTTCAATGCCCCGGAAATCCATTTCAATGAACAGACAGGTCAGGTCCTTTTTGAATTCACTCATCTTCCTGCCAGAAAAGATCTGCAGCGGATGTTTGTGGACATTCTGAGTGTATTGAAAAAATTGGGCAATGTAGACTGCTTGTTGCAGCCATTGAATCTGGACGGAAGTCAGACACAATGGAATATGATCGCAATCAGGGAAAAGCTGACTAATCCTGTTTTCTCTGCAACCAATAAATTTGCCCTGGAGCATATTTATTGGTGCTTCGCTTACATGAAAAGAAAATCTCTGATGAACCGCTGCACCCACGATAGGACGATCCGCCATCTGGTTGAAGCGGCACTGATCTTTTCTCAACCTTCCACTTCCACCCGGGAGCTTGAAGCCCTGTTGAACGGTGAATCCGAAACGGGCAGGCAAACATTACTATGGCATTTCTTACTTTCTGATCCAGGCAAGGCCAAGTCTCTGGTGAACCACTATGTTAACTGGTTAGCTGACGAGACAACGGCCATGCGTCTGGTGTCCCAAAATGGCCGCATCCTTAAACACCTTGCCCCTGAAATCCGCAACCGGCGAGCGATTGTTTTTACCGCCATCAAAACCAATCCTGAGGCTATTGTTGACGCACCCGAATCGTTTAGAAACGATTTTGAGCTGATGAATTATGTTCTGGCAAATGCAGACACTCCAAAACACTTAATTAAACTTATAGGAGCAGAAGTAATTTCTCAAAAACTGCTGGCAGCACCACACGGAAGATGA
- a CDS encoding transposase produces MKDLRLTGRRRQQASEAMIYGSLIQHGAGHLTTFSDGARQFDVFKHSQCWIHAERGLAKVHPVNDQQAMAQKWLRTWFWAIYDDLKDFKTEPTEKKAIKVRQGFQALIQTQTCSGLLQDALSGLAVIKEELLLVLDDPSLPLHNNLSESQIREYVKRRKISSGTRSDLGRQCRDTFASLKKTCRLYGLSFWDYLKSRLMGDGLFPRLSNLIEEASRHLPCGAASSF; encoded by the coding sequence ATGAAAGACCTGAGACTAACTGGTAGACGGCGCCAGCAGGCCAGTGAAGCCATGATTTATGGCAGCCTGATACAGCATGGAGCAGGACATCTTACCACCTTCAGTGATGGGGCAAGGCAGTTCGACGTTTTCAAACACAGCCAGTGCTGGATACATGCAGAGCGAGGGCTGGCAAAAGTTCATCCGGTCAATGATCAGCAGGCCATGGCTCAGAAATGGCTTCGGACATGGTTCTGGGCCATTTACGATGACCTTAAAGACTTCAAGACAGAGCCAACTGAAAAAAAGGCAATAAAAGTACGACAGGGGTTCCAGGCGCTGATCCAAACCCAAACGTGCAGTGGGCTTCTTCAGGATGCTCTGTCAGGGTTGGCTGTAATCAAGGAAGAGCTATTACTGGTTCTGGATGACCCGAGCTTACCGCTGCACAACAACCTGAGCGAGAGTCAGATACGAGAATATGTTAAACGACGAAAGATCAGTAGTGGGACGCGAAGCGATTTGGGGCGGCAATGTCGCGACACCTTTGCCAGCCTGAAAAAAACGTGTCGCCTGTATGGTCTCTCTTTTTGGGATTATCTGAAAAGCCGACTAATGGGCGATGGGTTATTTCCGAGATTGAGTAACCTGATTGAGGAGGCTTCACGTCATCTTCCGTGTGGTGCTGCCAGCAGTTTTTGA